Proteins encoded together in one Osmerus eperlanus chromosome 20, fOsmEpe2.1, whole genome shotgun sequence window:
- the apoea gene encoding apolipoprotein Ea: MKVVAIIFALAVLSGCHGHVLLQDEGKTYWETSVDQVKDYIINLNSKVDDTVKSIRSSRLNRELDTLLTDIVAELNIYKTDMETKLRPFAEDTAERVGRDLQLLGDKLNAHMIEARDKSVQYTQEFQTIVEHNANDVMSRVNAYTHKLNKRLSKDTEEMKKKVNTYLEEVYSRAAHRMESVQDRLEPYLNQARERTEEKFAALNQRLKIHVDDVKDKLQTRADNIREKFDTTTENLRTTFDGKMEELRNWYQPYATMIREKLENPTTAL, encoded by the exons ATGAAGGTTGTGGCCATCATCTTTGCCTTGGCTGTCCTCTCAG GTTGCCACGGACACGTGCTGCTTCAAGATGAGGGTAAAACTTACTGGGAAACATCCGTGGACCAGGTCAAGGATTACATCATCAACCTGAACTCCAAGGTTGATGACACAGTCAAGAGCATCAGAAGCTCTAGGCTGAACAGGGAACTGGA TACCCTTCTCACAGACATTGTGGCAGAGCTAAACATCTACAAGACTGACATGGAAACCAAACTGAGGCCCTTTGCCGAGGACACCGCTGAGCGTGTGGGTAGGGACCTGCAGCTGCTGGGAGACAAGCTGAACGCTCACATGATCGAAGCCAGGGACAAGTCAGTCCAGTACACTCAGGAATTTCAGACCATAGTGGAACACAACGCCAATGATGTCATGAGCAGGGTCAATGCCTACACCCACAAGCTGAACAAACGCCTGTCCAAGGACACTGAGGAGATGAAAAA GAAAGTGAACACCTACTTGGAGGAGGTATATTCTCGAGCGGCCCACAGAATGGAGTCAGTGCAGGACCGCTTGGAGCCTTACCTGAACCAGGCACGGGAGCGTACAGAGGAGAAGTTCGCCGCTCTCAACCAGAGGCTGAAAATCCACGTCGACGACGTGAAGGACAAGCTGCAGACTCGCGCCGACAACATCCGCGAGAAGTTCGACACGACCACTGAGAACCTGCGCACCACCTTCGATGGCAAGATGGAGGAACTCCGCAACTGGTACCAACCTTACGCCACCATGATCCGCGAGAAGTTGGAGAATCCCACCACCGCCTTGTAA
- the LOC134040901 gene encoding apolipoprotein A-IV-like — translation MKVLVVLALAVFTGCNANVLWQDPARLDLVKDAFWDYVAKATLTAEDTLQKIKQSELGQEFNARITESAAAVNQYSVALQGQVTPLAQDLLAKLTQEAELLKGRLEQDMTTMRAQLQPYAVELSTDIQRQVEELRKEVAAYAEGVDSETLKASLLQKSDELKGSLEKSVTELQSLLVPQTDELKLKMEQNLEAFQQSIAPLTQSFQTQLAQKTQEIQQSLAPYGEQLKKLEVNAQDLKVQLVSLWESFTKGSQ, via the exons ATGAAGGTTCTCGTGGTTTTAGCCCTGGCTGTTTTCACTG gctgcaaTGCCAATGTTCTGTGGCAGGACCCAGCCAGGCTGGACTTGGTGAAAGATGCATTCTGGGACTATGTTGCCAAGGCGACCCTCACTGCTGAAGACACCTTGCAGAAGATCAAGCAGTCTGAGCTGGGCCAGGAGTTCAA TGCCAGGATCACTGAGAGTGCTGCTGCTGTCAACCAGTACAGTGTGGCCCTGCAGGGTCAGGTGACCCCCCTGGCTCAGGACCTGCTGGCTAAACTCACCCAGGAGGCTGAGCTGCTGAAGGGCCGCCTGGAGCAGGACATGACCACCATGAGGGCCCAGCTGCAGCCCTACGCCGTGGAGCTGAGCACAGACAtccagaggcaggtggaggagctgaggaaggaggtgGCAGCCTACGCAGAGGGAGTGGACTCTGAGACCCTGAAGGCCAGCCTGCTGCAGAAGAGCGACGAGCTGAAGGGGAGCCTGGAGAAGAGCGTGACGGAGCTGCAGTCTCTGCTGGTTCCCCAGACAGACGAGCTGAAGCTGAAGATGGAGCAGAACCTGGAGGCCTTCCAGCAGAGCATCGCTCCTCTGACCCAGAGCTTCCAGACCCAGCTGGCCCAGAAGACCCAGGAGATCCAGCAGAGTCTGGCCCCCTACGGAGAGCAGTTGAAGAAGCTGGAGGTCAACGCCCAGGACCTGAAGGTCCAGCTGGTCTCGCTCTGGGAGTCCTTCACCAAGGGCAGCCAGTAA
- the LOC134041046 gene encoding apolipoprotein A-IV-like, whose translation MKVLVVLALAVFTGCNANVLWQDPARLDLVKDAFWDYVAKATLTAEDTLQKIKQSELGQEFNARITESAAAVNQYSVALQGQVTPLAQDLLAKLTQEAELLKGRLEQDMTTMRAQLQPYAVELSTDIQRQVEELRKEVAAYAEGVDSETLKASLLQKSDELKGSLEKSVTELQSLLVPQTDELKLKMEQNLEAFQQSIAPLTQSFQTQLAQKTQEIQQSLAPYGEQLKKLEVNAQDLKAQLASLWESFTKGSQ comes from the exons ATGAAGGTTCTCGTGGTTTTAGCCCTGGCTGTTTTTACTG gctgcaaTGCCAATGTTCTGTGGCAGGACCCAGCCAGGCTGGACTTGGTGAAAGATGCATTCTGGGACTATGTTGCCAAGGCAACCCTCACTGCTGAAGACACCTTGCAGAAGATCAAGCAGTCTGAGCTGGGCCAGGAGTTCAA TGCCAGGATCACTGAGAGTGCTGCTGCTGTCAACCAGTACAGTGTGGCCCTGCAGGGTCAGGTGACCCCCCTGGCTCAGGACCTGCTGGCTAAACTCACCCAGGAGGCTGAGCTGCTGAAGGGCCGCCTGGAGCAGGACATGACCACCATGAGGGCCCAGCTGCAGCCCTACGCCGTGGAGCTGAGCACAGACAtccagaggcaggtggaggagctgaggaaggaggtgGCAGCCTACGCAGAGGGAGTGGACTCTGAGACCCTGAAGGCCAGCCTGCTGCAGAAGAGCGACGAGCTGAAGGGGAGCCTGGAGAAGAGCGTGACGGAGCTGCAGTCTCTGCTGGTTCCCCAGACAGACGAGCTGAAGCTGAAGATGGAGCAGAACCTGGAGGCCTTCCAGCAGAGCATCGCTCCTCTGACCCAGAGCTTCCAGACCCAGCTGGCCCAGAAGACCCAGGAGATCCAGCAGAGTCTGGCCCCCTACGGAGAGCAGTTGAAGAAGCTGGAGGTCAACGCCCAGGACCTGAAGGCCCAGCTGGCCTCGCTCTGGGAGTCCTTCACCAAGGGCAGCCAGTAA
- the tomm40l gene encoding mitochondrial import receptor subunit TOM40B encodes MGSVLAASSPNPPPPPASAGAVPGGPGLTMPPGFTMPPVSPVLPAGGSASGQQGESEPPLPNPGAFEECHRKCKEVFPMQMEGVRLIVNKGLSNHFQVNHTLMLSTLGESSYRFGATYVGAKQMGPAESFPVMVGDMDNSGSLNAQVIHQVSEKLRSKLAFQTQQQKFMNWQGDFEFRGEDFTAAVTMGNPDVLVGSGIIVSHYLQSITPSLALGGELVYHRRPGEEGAVMSLAGRYTGSNFIATLTLGGAGAHASYYHKANDQLQVGVEFEASTRMQETSVSFGYQLDVPKANLLFKGSVDSNWVVGATLEKKLIPLPLSLVLGAFLNHRKNKFQCGFGVTIG; translated from the exons ATGGGCAGTGTTTTGGCTGCCAGCTCCCCTAACCCGCCGCCACCGCCAGCTTCGGCTGGGGCGGTCCCAGGTGGCCCCGGGCTGACCATGCCTCCTGGGTTCACTATGCCCCCAGTGTCACCTGTCCTGCCTGCTGGCGGCTCAGCCTCCGGGCAGCAGGGGGAGTCAGAGCCTCCCCTTCCCAACCCTGGGGCGTTTGAGGAGTGTCACCGCAAGTGCAAAG AGGTTTTTCCCATGCAGATGGAGGGGGTACGGCTCATTGTTAACAAGGGCCTTAGCAATCACTTCCAG GTGAATCACACATTAATGCTCAGCACCCTGGGAGAGTCGAGCTATCGCTTCGGGGCCACCTACGTGGGCGCTAAACAGATGGGCCCAGCTGAG TCTTTCCCAGTCATGGTAGGAGACATGGACAACAGCGGGAGCCTCAACGCCCAGGTCATTCATCAGGTCTCCGAGAAACTCCGCTCCAAACTCGCCTTTCAG ACTCAGCAGCAGAAGTTTATGAACTGGCAGGGGGATTTCGAGTTCCGAGGAGAAGACTTCACTGCTGCCGTTACCATGGGCAACCCAGACGTCCTTGTAGGCTCTG GTATTATAGTATCACACTACCTCCAGTCCATAACCCCGTCCCTGGCCCTGGGAGGAGAGCTAGTTTACCACAGAAGACCGGGAGAGGAGGGTGCCGTCATGTCTCTGGCTGGCAGATACACAG GCAGTAACTTCATTGCTACGCTGACATTAGGAGGAGCTGGGGCACATGCCTCTTATTACCACAAAGCCAATGACCAG TTGCAGGTAGGCGTGGAGTTCGAGGCTAGCACTCGTATGCAGGAAACCAGCGTTTCATTCGGTTACCAGCTCGACGTGCCTAAAGCCAATCTACTCTTCAAAG gtTCTGTAGATAGTAACTGGGTGGTTGGGGCGACGCTAGAGAAGAAGCTGATCCCACTGCCCCTCTCCTTAGTCCTGGGAGCCTTCCTCAACCATCGCAAGAACAAGTTCCAGTGCGGTTTTGGTGTTACCATTGGCTAG
- the LOC134040601 gene encoding probable ATP-dependent RNA helicase ddx6, whose amino-acid sequence MATARTESLGPVVMGLNKQNGQLRGQPKPASPQSGPLAMGKVTGLAQKAGGVPQEGTGIRFGDDWKKSLQLPPKDTRVRTSDVTSTKGNEFEDYCLKRELLMGIFEMGWEKPSPIQEESIPIALSGRDILARAKNGTGKSGAYLIPMLERIDLKKDHIQAMVMVPTRELALQVSQISIQISKHLGGVKVMATTGGTNLRDDIMRLDETVHVVIATPGRILDLIKKGVAKVDRVQMMVMDEADKLLSQDFVVLIEDIISFLAKNRQILLYSATFPMSVQKFMAKHLQKPYEINLMEELTLKGITQYYAYVTERQKVHCLNTLFSRLQINQSIIFCNSTQRVELLAKKITQLGYSCFYIHAKMMQEYRNRVFHDFRNGLCRNLVCTDLFTRGIDIQAVNVVINFDFPKNAETYLHRIGRSGRFGHLGLAINLITSEDRFNLKSIEDQLVTDIKPIPGSIDKSLYVAEFHTSNPDCEVEEKAGRQQGEP is encoded by the exons ATGGCAACCGCCAGAACAGAGAGTCTTGGCCCTGTTGTCATGGGACTGAACAAGCAGAACGGGCAGCTAAGAGGACAGCCCAAGCCGGCCTCACCTCAATCAGGACCCCTAGCCATGGGAAAGGTGACAGGGCTCGCCCAGAAAGCAGGAGGTGTGCCTCAGGAGGGAACTGGCATCAGGTTTGGGGATGACTGGAAAAAGAGCCTGCAGCTTCCTCCCAAAGACACCAGGGTCCGGACTTCG GACGTGACTTCCACCAAGGGGAATGAGTTTGAGGATTACTGTCTGAAACGAGAGCTACTGATGGGCATCTTTGAGATGGGCTGGGAGAAGCCTTCCCCTATCCAG GAGGAGAGCATCCCCATTGCCCTGTCCGGCCGTGACATCCTGGCCAGGGCTAAGAACGGGACCGGAAAGAGCGGTGCCTACCTTATCCCCATGTTGGAGAGAATAGACCTGAAGAAGGATCACATACAAG CCATGGTAATGGTCCCTACCCGTGAGCTGGCCCTGCAGGTGAGCCAGATCAGCATCCAGAtcagcaaacaccttggagGGGTGAAGGTCATGGCCACCACCGGAGGAACCAACCTGCGCGATGACATCATGCGCCTGGACGAGACCG TGCATGTGGTCATAGCAACACCTGGCAGGATCCTGGACTTGATAAAGAAGGGTGTGGCCAAAGTGGACCGAGTCCAGATGATGGTGATGGATGAG GCAGATAAGCTGCTGTCTCAGGACTTTGTGGTTCTTATCGAAGATATCATCAGCTTCCTGGCTAAGAACAGGCAGATCCTGCTCTACTCTGCCACCTTTCCCATGAGCGTGCAGAAATTCATG GCCAAGCACCTTCAGAAGCCCTATGAGATCAACCTGATGGAGGAGCTGACTCTGAAGGGCATCACCCAGTACTACGCCTACGTTACCGAGCGACAGAAAGTTCACTGCCTCAACACGCTCTTCTCCAGG CTGCAGATCAATCAGTCCATCATTTTTTGCAACTCCACCCAGCGAGTTGAGCTCCTAGCCAAGAAGATCACCCAGCTGGGCTACTCCTGTTTCTATATCCATGCCAAGATGATGCAGGAGTACAGGAACCGTGTTTTCCACGACTTCAGAAACGGGCTCTGCAGAAATCTGGTCTGCACAG ATTTGTTCACCAGAGGTATTGACATTCAGGCGGTCAACGTCGTCATCAACTTTGACTTCCCCAAGAACGCTGAGACGTACCTTCATCGCATCGGCAGATCTG GGCGGTTTGGTCACCTGGGCCTGGCCATTAACTTGATCACCTCGGAGGACCGCTTCAACCTGAAGTCCATCGAGGACCAGCTGGTGACTGACATCAAGCCCATCCCCGGTAGCATCGACAAGAGCCTGTACGTGGCCGAGTTCCACACCTCCAACCCAGactgtgaggtggaggagaaggccgGTCGGCAGCAAGGGGAACCCTAA
- the lipea gene encoding lipase, hormone-sensitive a, producing the protein MDIQVVFTALEAVCKENITVLSGPPDLPYGDVARRLVTSFRQIQEHGHTLEPVVLGFTTVYHHYDFDAHTPGNGYRTLVKVLQSCLFHIIHKGRYISSSCRGTFFRAEHNASEMEAYCSALCQLRALLYLAQRLLHDNSHGELYSLQDSVLSRRFVQEYTSMHKACFYGRCLGFQFSTTLRPFLQTVVISMVSYGESYGKQQSGIGMAAFSLLTSGKYVIDPELRGEEFERITQNLDLQFWKSFWNLTESGLISGFQRMGSNQVQVNLTLTIPPLPLSLPLASDPSLSASVSPPLAHTGPGPVHMRLISCDLREGQDSDELLSFSRSDAPPLSLSIINRPQKSPRSPWLLIHFHGGGFVAQTSRSHENYLRSWSKDLCCPILSVDYSLAPEAPFPRALEECFYAYCWALKNCHLLGSTAERVCLAGDSAGGNLCITVSMRALACGVRVPDGIMTAYPATLLTIDASPSRLLTLIDPLLPLGVLSKCLNAYAGNERQTVRASSGVNSLSALGRDTALLFNDLKQGASSWLQSFLDPNWTLGNPGTPSSSPRRTPQSSPRSPCNSSSPAHSPAGPRDYPEGFEPLRSEQLAMISTSNCPVVKNPFVSPLLAPDDLLRGLPPVHIVASALDALLDDSVMFAKKLKTIGQPVSLTVVEDLPHGFLSLSQLSKETQEASDICVAKIREVFQAHFTSFRKRPNLGWTNHAPGSSNGGTNQDEDFCHGGNPNKT; encoded by the exons ATGGACATCCAGGTTGTGTTTACAGCCTTGGAGGCAGTGTGTAAAGAAAACATCACTGTTTTGTCTGGGCCTCCTGACCTGCCATATGGTGACGTTGCCAGGCGTTTGGTGACATCTTTCCGACAGATTCAGGAGCATGGCCACACCCTGGAACCTGTAGTTCTTGGCTTCACCACTGTCTACCATCACTACGATTTTGACGCACATACCCCTGGAAATGGTTACCGCACACTGGTCAAG GTGTTGCAGTCCTGCCTCTTTCACATCATCCACAAAGGCCGCTACATCTCCTCCAGCTGCCGCGGCACCTTCTTCCGGGCGGAGCACAACGCCTCAGAGATGGAGGCCTACTGCAGCGCCCTGTGCCAGCTGCGCGCCCTCCTCTACCTCGCCCAGCGGCTGCTCCACGACAACAGCCACGGGGAGCTGTACTCCCTGCAGGACAGCGTCCTGAGCAGGAGGTTCGTGCAGGAGTACACCTCCATGCACAAGGCCTGCTTCTACGGCCGCTGCCTGGGCTTCCAG TTCTCAACCACGCTTCGTCCATTCCTGCAGACTGTAGTTATAAGCATGGTCTCATATGGAGAGAGTTATGGAAAACAGCAGTCTGGAATAG GTATGGCagcattctctctcctcacatctgGGAAGTATGTTATTGATCCAgagctgaggggggaggagtttgAGCGGATAACCCAGAACCTCGATCTGCAGTTCTGGAAGTCCTTCTGGAACCTCACGGAATCTGGGCTGATATCG GGTTTTCAGAGAATGGGCTCTAACCAAGTGCAGGTAAACCTCACCCTGACCATACCTCCTCTGCCTTTAAGCCTGCCTCTGGCCTCAGACCCGAGTCTCTCTGCCTCCGTGTCCCCTCCTCTGGCTCACACTGGCCCCGGGCCTGTCCACATGCGCCTCATTTCCTGTGACCTCAGAGAGGGACAG GACAGTGACGAACTGCTGTCCTTCTCTCGATCGGacgctccgcccctctccttgTCCATCATCAACAGGCCCCAGAAAAGCCCACGATCACCCTGGCTGCTCATCCACTTCCACGGGGGAGGCTTTGTGGCCCAGACCTCCAGATCCCATGAG AACTATTTGAGAAGCTGGTCTAAGGATCTGTGCTGTCCCATCCTGTCAGTGGACTACTCTCTGGCCCCCGAGGCCCCCTTTCCCAGGGCTCTGGAGGAGTGCTTCTACGCCTACTGCTGGGCGCTGAAGAACTGTCACCTCCTGG GCTCCACAGCAGAGCGCGTGTGTCTGGCTGGGGACAGTGCCGGGGGGAACCTCTGCATCACGGTGTCTATGAGGGCCCTAGCGTGCGGCGTGCGTGTGCCTGATGGCATCATGACTGCCTACCCCGCTACCCTGCTCACCATCGACGCCTCCCCATCCCGCCTGCTCACCCTCATCGATCCTCTGCTGCCTTTAGGGGTGCTTTCCAAATGCCTCAATGCCTACGCAG GAAATGAACGTCAGACTGTCCGCGCTTCTTCGGGGGTCAACTCGCTGAGTGCTCTGGGCAGAGACACAGCGCTGCTGTTCAACGACCTCAAACAAGGAGCCTCCAGCTGGCTCCAGTCTTTCCTGGACCCCAACTGGACCTTGGGCAACCCAGGGACCCCGTCGTCTTCCCCCAGAAGGACCCCTCAGAGCTCTCCACGTTCCCCCTGCAACTCCTCCTCACCCGCCCACTCCCCGGCGGGTCCCAGAGACTACCCAGAAGGCTTCGAGCCCCTGCGGTCCGAACAGCTCGCAATGATCAGCACGTCCAACTGCCCCGTTGTTAAGAATCCTTTCGTGTCGCCGCTGCTGGCCCCTGACGACTTACTGAGAGGCCTTCCACCTGTACACATTGTG GCGTCAGCTCTGGATGCCTTGCTGGATGACTCGGTGATGTTTGCCAAGAAGCTGAAGACCATTGGCCAACCTGTGAGCCTGACAGTGGTGGAAGACCTCCCACATGGCTTCCTCAGCCTATCACAGCTCTCCAAGGAGACACAAGAAGCCTCTGACATCTGCGTGGCTAAAATCCGAGAGGTCTTCCAGGCACACTTCACATCTTTTCGCAAACGACCTAATTTAGGATGGACCAATCACGCACCCGGATCATCGAATGGAGGGACCAATCAGGATGAAGATTTTTGTCACGGCGGGAACCCTAATAAAACATAG
- the vps72a gene encoding vacuolar protein sorting 72 homolog a, whose product MTLAFSREPRKTAGNRMSKLLDAEEEDDFYKTTYGGFNDESGDDEYRGEHSDTEDEVDSDFDIDEGDEPDSDQEDDAPRRKSRVVTKAYKEPLKLSKPKQKRPLEEVKKTEWAKVERRVPQEFQDFGETRKSVRQSTSEHTRKTNLRLQERQDAPRRRRGAHHDQPLTQDELLAEAKITAELNLRSLENYERLEADKKKQVHKKRRFEGPTIRYHSVLMPLVSHSMLKEENVDVEGLDQDTPQAVTPLTPNPATASQQHTGGLCSRTYITLSDEEAFEAAFPPAARVAVQPPVQEVCPVTHKAALYRDPVTDISYANTRAFRIIREAYRKYVAAHGFPNSSGGISGLDASSSRGARQKMVVKQTA is encoded by the exons ATGACTTTAGCATTTAGCAGAGAACCACGAAAGACAGCGGGAAACCGCATGTCGAAGTTACTAGATGCTGAAGAAGAAGATGACTTCTACAAGACAACATACGGTGGATTCAATGAC GAATCTGGAGACGACGAATATCGAGGGGAACATTCAGACACAGAAGATGAGGTGGATAGCGACTTTGACATCGATGAGGGCGATGAGCCTGATAGTGACCAGGAAGATGACGCGCCTCGTAGAAAGAGTCGAGTTGTCACTAAAGCCTATAAG GAGCCTCTTAAATTGTCCAAGCCCAAACAGAAGAGGcccttggaggaggtgaagaagacTGAGTGGGCGAAAGTAGAGAGAAGAGTCCCACAGGAGTTTCAGGACTTTGGAGAGA CTCGGAAGTCTGTACGCCAGTCTACCAGCGAACACACACGGAAGACCAACCTGCGTCTGCAGGAAAGGCAAGACGCCCCTCGACGACGGAGGGGGGCCCACCACGATCAGCCTCTGACCCAGGATGAGCTGCTAGCCGAGGCCAAGATCACTGCCGAACTCAACCTCCGGTCTCTTG AGAACTATGAGCGCCTGGAGGCAGACAAGAAAAAGCAGGTCCATAAGAAGAGGCGTTTTGAGGGACCGACGATCCGCTACCATTCTGTGCTCATGCCTCTGGTGTCCCACTCCatgttgaaagaagaaaacgttGATGTAGAAGG GTTGGACCAGGACACCCCACAAGCAGTGACTCCTTTGACACCAAACCCCGCTACGGCTTCCCAACAGCACACAGGAGGCCTGTGTTCCCGCACCTACATCACGCTGAGCGATGAAGAAGCGTTCGAAGCGGCCTTCCCCCCGGCCGCTCGCGTCGCCGTCCAGCCGCCCGTCCAGGAGGTCTGCCCCGTTACTCACAAGGCTGCGCTGTATCGAGACCCCGTCACTGATATCTCCTACGCAAACACGCGAGCTTTTCGCATTATTCGCGAAGCTTACCGTAAGTATGTGGCCGCTCACGGCTTCCCCAATTCCTCCGGGGGGATTTCGGGACTCGACGCGTCCAGCTCAAGGGGCGCCCGCCAGAAAATGGTCGTCAAGCAGACCGCATGA